In Lasioglossum baleicum chromosome 19, iyLasBale1, whole genome shotgun sequence, the following proteins share a genomic window:
- the LOC143218553 gene encoding uncharacterized protein LOC143218553, giving the protein MEGENSRELLSIRKLKGAENWNMWKFQVSVILKTQGAWDIVTGAKVLRQPAAVTAPDAEKRQIEKEIAEWIRIDAIAKKVIVTTILEQCMIHIMRCSYANEIWTKLEEMVYSKKGRIDTMIMTKILLTLPSSYDHFVSAWESTPAAERTKTNLIARLTIEEFRLNQREGDSGNALTSKTRFNRGESRGQYQDRGKRGTWKLGKCNICDTWYLDSGASEHMTHKRECGDGTYVGACGRGIKSVSDKNYCQFLKDNGVVAVGVRENSLFIMKFKVDYPKIQHRSDEAENKTTATAAEADMMTNWHEKLVHQNFARTKEILQQHGIKVKKSKSETFCEACALGKSHRLPFPQSQSRTKCIGEVIHADLCGPIPEMSMKGSAKSDVHSCMEDFIKKTERHCAKGIKYIRTDNGSEFVNQKVDSLLSKHGIQHQKTVAYCPERNGSAERKQNTDRSSSNASLLKGFRKKVLG; this is encoded by the exons ATGGAGGGTGAAAACTCAAGGGAACTACTGTCTATAAGGAAACTGAAGGGTGCAGAAAATTGGAATATGTGGAAATTCCAGGTCAGCGTAATCCTTAAAACTCAGGGAGCCTGGGATATAGTCACAGGAGCCAAGGTTCTCAGGCAACCCGCGGCAGTAACAGCACCAGATGCTGAAAAGAGACAAATTGAAAAAGAGATAGCTGAATGGATCAGGATAGATGCAATAGCGAAAAAGGTAATAGTAACGACAATTTTAGAACAGTGCATGATACACATTATGCGATGTAGTTATGCCAACGAGATATGGACAAAACTGGAAG AAATGGTTTACAGTAAAAAAGGAAGGATCGACACTATGATAATGACCAAAATTTTACTCACACTACCGTCCAGTTACGATCATTTTGTGAGTGCGTGGGAGTCAACCCCAGCTGCAGAGCGCACAAAAACCAACCTTATTGCTAGGCTCACAATAGAGGAATTTAGGCTTAATCAAAGAGAAGGTGACAGCGGCAACGCTCTAACCTCAAAAACTAGGTTTAACCGAGGCGAGTCAAGAGGTCAGTACCAAGACCGAGGGAAACGAGGTACTTGGAAACTAGGCAAGTGCAATATATGTG ATACATGGTACTTAGATTCAGGCGCATCCGAACATATGACACACAAAAGGGAATG TGGAGATGGAACATACGTAGGAGCATGTGGTCGAG GGATAAAGTCTGTGTCGGACAAAAATTATTGTCAATTTCTCAAGGATAATGGGGTTGTTGCAGTAGGAGTACGTGAAAACTCGCTATTCATCATGAAATTCAAAGTTGATTATCCGAAAATTCAACACAGGTCAGACGAAGCAGAAAATAAGACAACAGCCACAGCTGCGGAAGCAGATATGATGACAAACTGGCACGAGAAGCTCGTACACCAAAACTTTGCCAGAACGAAGGAAATCCTGCAACAGCATGGTATAAAAGTTAAGAAAAGTAAAAGTGAAACTTTCTGCGAGGCTTGTGCATTGGGTAAAAGCCACAGATTACCTTTCCCGCAGAGTCAGTCAAGGACTAAATGCATAGGAGAAGTAATACATGCTGACTTATGTGGACCAATACCAGAAATGTCCATGAAAGGAT CAGCCAAATCAGATGTGCATAGCTGCATGGAGGACTTCATTAAAAAAACCGAAAGACATTGTGCCAAAGGAATTAAGTACATTAGGACAGACAACGGATCGGAATTCGTCAACCAAAAAGTGGACAGCTTGCTAAGCAAACATGGGATCCAACATCAGAAAACAGTTGCTTATTGTCCTGAACGGAATGGATCAGCGGAGAGAAAACAGAACACTGATAGAAGCAGCTCGAACGCTTCTTTACTCAAAGGGTTTCGAAAAAAGGTTCTGGGCTGA
- the LOC143218319 gene encoding uncharacterized protein LOC143218319 translates to MKSWTIVEFVQDGTVEAVPSLWIIGDYCHWPLLSKSRMMKAIKACEGVNTCWPKHAIKHFRNGTFDDYAKARAKAKVAEETSDLQSEVELGPKRKRKIVQTVSDADEESESMMPRPPVLKHRNELGTCSRIMDQLDECVQEVSTNSTIIGDGQTHRYLKTIIEQQHLLRCLLTDVSTDVQQIKRILDR, encoded by the exons ATGAAATCGTGGACGATTGTCGAATTTGTACAAGATGGTACGGTGGAGGCAGTGCCTTCTTTGTGGATAATAGGAGATTATTGCCATTGGCCCTTGTTATCCAAGAGCCGAATGATGAAGGCCATCAAAGCATGCGAGGGCGTGAACACATGTTGGCCAAAACACGCCATTAAACATTTTAGGAATGGCACGTTTG ATGATTATGCAAAAGCAAGGGCCAAGGCGAAAGTAGCCGAGGAAACTTCTGACCTACAATCAGAAGTTGAACTTGGTCCAAAAAGGAAACGCAAAATAGTACAAACGGTGAGTGATGCCGATGAGGAGTCAGAATCGATGATGCCTAGGCCTCCGGTGCTAAAACATCGCAACGAGCTTG GTACATGCAGCAGGATAATGGACCAACTAGATGAATGCGTCCAGGAGGTTTCTACAAATTCTACAATTATTG GAGACGGGCAAACCCATCGTTATCTTAAAACGATAATTGAACAGCAGCATCTCTTACGATGCCTGCTGACTGATGTTTCAACTGACGTGCAGCAGATCAAGAGGATTCTTGACCGATAA
- the LOC143218555 gene encoding uncharacterized protein LOC143218555, which produces MLIDSGSKCNIINDTTWNNQKRHNVTAHNLVKNPNKTFMAYGSRKPLTAVGSFNAEIVVGNETNVATFYVIKNGTRNLLEYCNKLPEGYCVFYALHPRGRRRSANASSNNGLETETCATRTENHAAASTTSTVGNQRIFQQRHRDRGVSYRNSGLRRCIHEVDGEQHTTSTSTSTRGVHHVNGEFHVIPSISQTMASQDVAILRKQRGIVKAACTRTKNYVDSIVNCTPDVIAQLEERKSKLENYWLEYNAIQIQIETIDESDGDREGFESAYYALSAKMRTIILAPERGRLNVALSPTNTNRTDAENPITHVRLPKLTLPNFSGKYEDWVPFHNVYNSVIHESTALTIMQKFQYLRTAITGDAAGVIESLELSDENYNVAWNLLQERYNNTRVVVQTHIRKILELPVMTKENLLELRQIADGTAKHVRALTSLKRPADKWDDLLVYIITSKLDTVTVREWQNSLTGAELPTLHELLTFLQHRCQMLETNLQRTPALAPVSQNRQQATSYRHLSAHVAIVNSKCAYCRGDHRIYSCNDFLKLPTEKRIAQVRRQKLCINCLRPSNHTSAQCNSRACQICNVKHNTLLHLRSKKKEEDPIAAISQDATVPQSKVTSNSAVASRSNNVMLSTAVIHAHDSTDTPRRCRVLLESGSQANFISQQLVSRLNLKSRATNTSITSINQTATTANRVVSVKIESRNNSFSTTIDCVVTNRITERLPSASFNRDDIRIPHNIRLADPKFNESSEIDMLIGADLFWQLLCIGQIKASANHPTLQKTRFGWVLAGRFSYGIFGVWRKLNLHPHRIRRMNACVRLTLDVQPRAMRVVVLLFAYRLEKRLDRDETLKTQSAGFMREYLELGHMRRVENRELVTNDPTFYLPHHAVFKESSSTTKLRVVFNGSCKSPSGTSLNDALIVGPVVQQDLLSIILRFHTIAEAKIIRDQIVAALRKGQFTLSKWASNEPQLLEVNQSIDPPSAGPQLIDLSKECGSRILGIRWNPELWQAEINWDESVPTNIHTRWSHLTDQLTCLNQLQIPRLTKFSNIQLDQQVHGFCDASQAAYGACIYIRSRGADGDYRVELLCSKSRVAPLKTVSLPRLELCAAVLLAQLFDKGDETSWPEFKVEFDSVEMPEQLKRALVHVAIEENSTVRRLLDSVSSLQKICRIIGHCLKFCKRQRLAAGVAEPLGGGETALAVLALCMFVQGETYAAEIKLLADKKPLERSSNLLSLSPFLDTDGLIRVGDVICMPECRAQSRLYASDSGRYH; this is translated from the exons AATATTGTAACAAGCTTCCTGAGGGCTATTGCGTTTTTTACGCTCTGCATCCACGAGGTCGACGGAGATCAGCCAACGCATCTTCCAACAACGGCCTCGAGACAGAGACGTGTGCTACGAGAACAGAGAACCACGCTGCTGCATCCACGACGTCGACGGTGGGTAACCAACGCATCTTCCAGCAACGACATCGAGACAGAGGCGTGAGCTACAGGAACAGCGGACTACGACGCTGTATCCACGAGGTTGACGGAGAGCAGCATACAACTTCAACATCAACGTCGACAAGAGGCGTGCACCACGTGAACGGCGAATTTCACG TCATTCCCTCGATCTCGCAAACAATGGCGTCGCAAGATGTTGCGATATTGCGGAAACAAAGAGGCATCGTCAAGGCCGCGTGTACACGAACGAAGAACTATGTAGATAGCATCGTTAATTGTACGCCAGATGTAATCGCGCAACTTGAGGAACGTAAATCGAAACTTGAAAATTATTGGTTAGAATATAACGCTATTCAGATTCAAATCGAAACGATCGACGAATCCGACGGAGATCGCGAAGGGTTCGAAAGCGCGTACTACGCGTTATCGGCAAAAATGCGGACTATAATTCTCGCACCTGAACGTGGTCGTTTGAACGTGGCGCTTTCGCCAACTAATACAAATCGCACGGACGCGGAAAATCCGATAACGCACGTGCGTTTGCCGAAATTAACACTACCAAACTTCAGCGGGAAATACGAGGACTGGGTGCCATTTCACAATGTTTATAATTCTGTAATACACGAAAGTACTGCGCTTACAATTATGCAGAAGTTTCAATACTTGCGGACGGCAATCACAGGCGACGCTGCCGGTGTTATCGAATCGCTTGAATTGTCGGATGAAAATTACAACGTGGCTTGGAACCTCTTACAGGAACGATACAACAATACCCGCGTTGTTGTGCAAACACATATTCGTAAAATACTAGAACTTCCCGTAATGACCAAGGAAAACTTATTAGAGTTGCGACAGATCGCGGACGGAACAGCCAAGCATGTGCGCGCGCTCACTTCTTTGAAACGTCCTGCCGACAAATGGGACGATTTGCTTGTCTATATAATAACTTCAAAATTAGACACGGTTACGGTTCGAGAGTGGCAAAATTCACTTACGGGCGCCGAATTGCCCACATTACACGAATTACTAACATTCCTACAACATCGGTGTCAAATGTTAGAAACCAACCTCCAAAGAACGCCTGCACTGGCGCCTGTGAGCCAAAACCGCCAACAGGCGACCTCGTACAGACATTTGTCGGCACATGTAGCCATCGTTAATTCGAAATGCGCGTATTGTCGTGGCGATCATCGAATATACTCTTGTAACGACTTTCTCAAATTGCCGACGGAAAAACGCATCGCGCAAGTACGCAGACAAAAGCTTTGCATAAATTGCCTTAGACCGTCGAACCACACGAGTGCACAATGTAATTCGCGAGCATGCCAAATTTGCAATGTGAAACACAATACATTGTTGCATCTAAGGTCTAAAAAAAAGGAGGAGGACCCGATCGCGGCAATCTCGCAAGACGCCACGGTGCCTCAGTCCAAGGTGACGTCAAACAGTGCTGTGGCGTCACGGAGCAACAATGTAATGTTGTCCACGGCGGTAATACACGCACACGATAGCACGGACACTCCGAGGCGGTGCCGCGTGTTGCTGGAGAGTGGTTCTCAGGCCAATTTTATCTCGCAACAATTAGTAAGTCGGTTGAATTTAAAATCACGCGCTACTAATACATCAATTACAAGTATTAATCAAACGGCAACGACGGCGAATCGCGTCGTATCGGTAAAAATAGAATCACGAAACAACTCATTCAGCACCACTATTGACTGCGTCGTGACAAATCGTATTACCGAGCGACTTCCATCTGCCTCCTTTAATCGAGACGATATTCGCATTCCTCATAACATTAGATTAGCTGATCCGAAATTCAATGAATCTTCTGAGATTGACATGTTGATCGGCGCTGATCTCTTCTGGCAACTTCTATGTATCGGACAAATCAAAGCATCCGCGAATCATCCGACGCTGCAAAAGACTCGGTTCGGATGGGTGCTCGCGGGTCGCT TCAGTTACGGGATTTTTGGCGTGTGGAGGAAGTTGAATTTGCATCCGCACCGCATTCGCCGGATGAACGCATGTGTGAGACTCACTTTAGACGTACAACCACGCGCGATGCGCGTGGTCGTTTTGTTGTTCGCCTACCG TTTAGAGAAGCGTCTCGATCGCGATGAAACCTTGAAGACACAGTCCGCGGGGTTCATGCGCGAGTATTTGGAATTGGGGCATATGCGAAGGGTTGAAAATCGGGAATTAGTAACTAACGATCCAACATTCTATTTGCCACACCACGCAGTGTTCAAGGAATCCAGTAGCACAACAAAGTTGCGGGTCGTGTTCAACGGATCTTGCAAAAGCCCTTCAGGCACATCTCTCAACGACGCGTTAATAGTGGGTCCAGTCGTGCAGCAGGATCTGCTGTCGATAATTCTCAGATTTC ATACTATTGCTGAGGCCAAAATCATTCGTGATCAGATTGTGGCGGCGCTGAGGAAGGGTCAGTTCACGTTAAGCAAATGGGCTTCTAATGAGCCACAACTTTTAGAAGTCAATCAGTCCATTGACCCTCCGTCGGCTGGGCCACAGCTGATCGATCTGAGCAAAGAATGCGGCTCTCGCATACTCGGCATCCGATGGAACCCT GAATTGTGGCAAGCGGAGATTAATTGGGACGAATCCGTCCCTACAAACATACATACGAGGTGGTCTCATCTTACGGATCAACTTACGTGCCTCAATCAATTACAAATTCCGCGACTGACAAAATTTAGTAATATTCAGCTCGATCAGCAAGTCCACGGCTTCTGCGATGCTAGCCAGGCCGCGTACGGAGCGTGTATTTATATTCGGTCGAGGGGTGCCGACGGTGATTATCGAGTCGAATTGCTGTGTTCAAAATCCCGCGTTGCTCCATTGAAGACGGTTTCACTTCCCCGACTTGAGCTGTGCGCGGCCGTTTTGCTTGCGCAGCTCTTCGACAAG GGCGATGAGACGTCCTGGCCTGAATTCAAGGTCGAGTTTGACAGCGTCGAGATGCCGGAGCAGCTTAAACGTGCTCTAGTGCATGTTGCAATTGAGGAAAACTCGACCGTTCGCAGATTGCTTGATTCGGTTTCAAGTTTACAAAAAATATGCCGAATCATCGGCCACTGTTTAAAGTTTTGCAAGCGTCAAAGGCTCGCTGCTGGAGTCGCGGAACCTTTGGGGGGTGGGGAGACCGCGTTGGCCGTGCTCGCGCTGTGCATGTTCGTCCAGGGTGAAACATACGCGGCAGAAATCAAATTGCTAGCCGATAAAAAACCACTTGAGCGATCGAGTAATCTATTATCCCTGTCTCCTTTCCTCGACACAGACGGACTGATTCGCGTGGGAG ACGTAATCTGCATGCCGGAGTGCAGGGCACAATCGCGGCTGTACGCCAGCGATTCTGGCCGTTATCACTAA
- the LOC143218554 gene encoding uncharacterized protein LOC143218554, which translates to MQLTSTNSIHNAHLKSIMFQYNLRTVQLELALRLGRVRRHCLMKPKFGLRLLVRRCISKLSGDLTTDSFIGALKRFISRRGKIISLHSDNGIAFTGAARELKELHEFLESQISWHFIPPNAPHFGGLWEAAVKSAKFHMHRVMGYAHLTYEEVQTLFSEIEAIFNSRPITPLSEDPNDMACLTPGHFLIGEELNSFPREDLSGLNENRLSRWQRVEQLRQHFWSRWSREYLSQLQEKSKWRTNKGSQLQLGQLVLVKQQGLAPLQWIMGRVQEIHPGPDDVVRAASIKTLKGIITRPLAKLAILPIET; encoded by the exons ATGCAACTTACCTCCACAAACAGCATCCATAATGCACACTTAAAATCGATAATGTTCCAATACAATTTACGCACTGTACAGTTAGAACTCGCACTGAGACTTGGAAGAGTACGAAGGCACTGTCTAATGAAACCGAAGTTCGGACTGCGACTGTTGGTCAG GCGGTGCATATCGAAATTGTCGGGGGACCTAACAACAGACTCGTTCATTGGAGCATTAAAGAGATTCATATCTCGCAGAggcaaaataatttcattgcattCTGATAATGGCATCGCATTTACTGGTGCTGCCCGCGAGTTAAAAGAACTACACGAGTTCTTG GAATCTCAGATTTCCTGGCATTTTATCCCTCCCAATGCGCCGCATTTCGGCGGACTTTGGGAGGCCGCCGTAAAATCGGCTAAATTCCATATGCACCGTGTAATGGGATATGCGCATTTGACGTATGAGGAAGTACAGACGCTTTTTTCTGAGATCGAGGCAATTTTTAATTCGAGACCCATAACGCCTCTATCGGAGGATCCTAATGATATGGCTTGTTTGACACCTGGGCACTTTTTGATTGGCGAAGAGTTAAACAGTTTTCCGCGCGAAGACCTATCGGGTCTCAACGAAAATAGACTATCGAGATGGCAACGAGTTGAGCAATTGCGTCAACATTTTTGGTCTCGCTGGAGTCGCGAATATTTATCGCAGTTACAGGAAAAATCGAAGTGGCGAACAAATAAGGGTAGTCAGCTGCAATTGGGGCAGCTGGTTTTAGTCAAACAGCAAGGACTAGCGCCTTTGCAATGGATCATGGGCCGAGTTCAGGAAATCCATCCGGGTCCGGATGACGTTGTTCGTGCTGCATCAATAAAGACATTGAAGGGAATAATAACACGTCCGTTAGCCAAATTGGCTATATTACCGATAGAAACCTAA